Part of the Rhizobium lentis genome, TGCGATGGAAGATCGAGGTCGAAGGTATTGACGAGATCGGCCACCTGAGCAGGGCTGAGGAAACGGGGATTGAGGTTGCGCAGCAGCAGATAGAGCTTCGCCGTTTCCTCCAGTTCCTCGGTCGCGAAGACCGCCGCTTCCAGACTGTCACCGGCGACGACAGGGCCATGATTGGCCAGAAGCACCGAAGAATATCTGCCAGCCAGCCCCCGGATCGCGTCTGCCACCGCCGGATCCCCGGGGCGAAAATACGGCACCAAAGCGGTCTCACCGGCGCGCATGAGATAATATGGCGTCATCGGCGGCAGGGCGGCACGCGGATCGATCTCCGGCAGCATCGTCAGCGCCACCGCATGAGTGGAGTGAAGATGGACGATGGCACGGGCGCTGCCGCGTGTCTCATAGAGGGCAGTGTGAAGCGGGATTTCTTTTGTCGGCTTGTCGCCGGACAGCAGCCGGCCTTCCGCGTCAAGCCTTGAGATGCGGGCCGGGTCGAGAAAGCCGAGCGAGGCGTTGGTCGGCGTCACCAGCCAGCCGCCGTCCTCCAATCGCAACGATATGTTGCCGGACGAACCGGGCGTCAGCCCGCGCTCGAACAGCGAGCGACCGTATCGGCAGATTTCCTCACGCAGGCGCGTGTCGGACATGGCGGTTCCTCCAATATTACGCAGTTGCCCCTTCGATCAGTTCAAAACCGAGATCGATGGCCTGCGGCGGCGCATTGGCGATGACCAGCTGCGCGGCAATCTGCCCCGTTGCCACACGCGGCGTCCGGATGGTCGATAAAGGTTGCGGGATTGCCCGGCCGATATCGAGACCGTTATAGCCGAATATGGCGAGCTGCGAGGGGATGGCGATCCCTTGAGCGAGACAGTGAAAATAACCGCCGAGCGCCATGTCATCGTTGGAAAAGTAGACCGCATCGAGGTCGGTCGCTCGTGCCAACAGTCGCTCCAGTCCCTGCTTGCCGTTTTCCACTGACGAAGCGCTCGCCAGGATTTCGCGAGCGATAAGTGGAGTTCCGTTAGCTTCGAGAGTTTCGCAAAAGCTCAAAAAACGCTTTCCGGCACGGGTGTCGCGGTCCAGGTCGTGACCGACATAGCCGATCCGTCGGTAGCCCCGCCGGAGCAGGAAGGCAGCGCTCTCCTGTCCGGCCGCGCGGTTCGAGAAGCCGACGGCGATATCGAGGGGATCGCCGTCCAAATCGAGCAACTCCACCACCCGGCATCCGCTGGCACGCAGCATCTTCGCTGTTCCCTCGGTATGCTCGTAGCCCGCCAACATCACTGCCGCCGGGCGCCAGGCAAGCATCGCGGCGGCGAGCGCTTCCTCCTTGGCCGGATCATAATCGGTGACGGAGAACACCGCCTGGTAGCGGTTTTCTTCCAGGACGGCGCTGGCGCCGCGCAGCACATCGGGAAAGACGATGTTCGAGAGCGAGGGAATGACGAAGGCGACCAGACGCGAACCGGTGGAGGCCAGCGTCCCGGCAATCCGGTTCGGCACATAGCCCAGCCGCTCGACGGCAGCCATCACCCGCTCCCGCGTCCTGCCGGAAAACGAACCGTGGTTGCGCAGCACACGCGACACCGTGCTTTCACCGACACCGGCCGCTTCCGCGACCTCGGCAAGCGTTACCGTCGCCTGATGTTTGAATTCCATCGTTACATCGAACCCAGCTTTTCCCCACCATTTTTCATTGCTCACGCCAAGAAGCAAGATTTTTTTGGCAGCGCTACCAATTTACCGTTGGCAGCGCTGCCAAAATGGACTATTGGAAATTGGCAGCGCTGCCAAAGACGGCGCGCCGGGCCGCAGGAGGATCGACGGGCCGGCAACAGTGGAGGAGAAAATCATGACACTGCAGACGCAGGCGCCAGTGGCTGGCGCATATATCGCTGAGGCCTGGGAGGACCGGGCCTATGGCAAGGTATTCTGGCGCATAATACCCTTTTTGATGCTGTGCTACGTCGTGGCCTATCTCGACCGCGTCAATGTCGGCTTCGCGAAGCTGCAGATGTCGAGCGAACTCGGCCTGTCGGAAGCCGCCTATGGCATCGGCGCCGGCATCTTCTTCATCGGTTATTTTCTGTTTGAAGTGCCGAGCAACGTCATCATGAACAAGGTGGGCGCGCGGGTGTGGATCGCCCGCATCATGGTCACGTGGGGCATCATATCAGCCGCCTTCATGTTCACCTCGTCGGAAACCGTCTTCTATGTCCTGCGTTTCCTGTTGGGCGTTGCCGAAGCCGGATTTTTCCCTGGCATCATTCTCTATCTGACCGCGTGGTATCCGGCCCATCGCCGCGCCAGGATCATCACCACCTTCATGTCGGCGATCCCGGTCTCCGCCATTTTCGGCAATCCGCTATCGGGTCTCCTGATGGACAGTTTCCACGGCGCGCATGGCCTTTCAGGCTGGCAGTGGATGTTCCTGATCGAAGCCGTTCCGGCCATTCTTTTCGGTATCGCGACGTTCTTCTATCTTGATGATACGATCCAGGACGCGAAATGGCTGGACGATAAGGAAAAGCGCGTGCTGACGGCCAATATCGAGGCGGAGAACCGGATCAAGGCGACAAGCCCGCACAGCATCGCGGCAACCCTGGCCGACCGTCGCGTCTGGCTGATGTGCCTGATCTATTTTTGCTTCGTGCTCGGGCAATATGGCCTGAATTTTTGGATGCCGACCATCGTCAAGGCCTCGGGCGTGAGCGGAAATCTGAATATCGGTCTGATTTCCGCGATCCCCTATATCTGCACATTCGTCGCCATGCTGGCGCTCGGCCGTTCCGCCGACAGGCTGCGCGAACGCCGCTGGCATCTCGTCGTCCCGGCTCTCACCGCCGCCGGCGGTTTTGTCGCGGCGACCATGGCGACCAGCACGACGGTCTCGATCGTCTGCCTCTCGCTGGCGGCGGCGGGTGCGATCAGCTGCGCGCCGCTCTTCTGGTCGCTGCCGACGGCCTTTCTTGCCGGCACCGGCGCTGCGGCCGGTATCGCCTGGATCAATTCGGTCGGCAACCTCGCCGGGTTTCTCGGGCCGTTTCTGGTCGGCTATCTCAAGGATTTCACCGGCACCAACAGCGCCGGCATGTATCTGCTGGCGGCCGCGCTGGTCATTGGCTCGCTGGCCGTGTTGACGGTTCCGGCGAAAAGCGTCAATCGCTGAACGGCAGCCCTCCGGGACAGGACCCGGAGGGCGCAGACGTTCCTCACAAGATGGAGAATCTCCTCATGTCACCGCTTGCTGAAAACCCGGGCTCCGCCATTGTCGCGGCCGTAATCGGTCTTGGTTCCATGGGGCTCGGAATGGCCCGGTCGATGAAGCGCGCCGGTCTCGACGTCGTCGGATATG contains:
- a CDS encoding aldolase — its product is MSDTRLREEICRYGRSLFERGLTPGSSGNISLRLEDGGWLVTPTNASLGFLDPARISRLDAEGRLLSGDKPTKEIPLHTALYETRGSARAIVHLHSTHAVALTMLPEIDPRAALPPMTPYYLMRAGETALVPYFRPGDPAVADAIRGLAGRYSSVLLANHGPVVAGDSLEAAVFATEELEETAKLYLLLRNLNPRFLSPAQVADLVNTFDLDLPSHHEHDHDHD
- a CDS encoding LacI family DNA-binding transcriptional regulator, translated to MEFKHQATVTLAEVAEAAGVGESTVSRVLRNHGSFSGRTRERVMAAVERLGYVPNRIAGTLASTGSRLVAFVIPSLSNIVFPDVLRGASAVLEENRYQAVFSVTDYDPAKEEALAAAMLAWRPAAVMLAGYEHTEGTAKMLRASGCRVVELLDLDGDPLDIAVGFSNRAAGQESAAFLLRRGYRRIGYVGHDLDRDTRAGKRFLSFCETLEANGTPLIAREILASASSVENGKQGLERLLARATDLDAVYFSNDDMALGGYFHCLAQGIAIPSQLAIFGYNGLDIGRAIPQPLSTIRTPRVATGQIAAQLVIANAPPQAIDLGFELIEGATA
- a CDS encoding MFS transporter; translation: MTLQTQAPVAGAYIAEAWEDRAYGKVFWRIIPFLMLCYVVAYLDRVNVGFAKLQMSSELGLSEAAYGIGAGIFFIGYFLFEVPSNVIMNKVGARVWIARIMVTWGIISAAFMFTSSETVFYVLRFLLGVAEAGFFPGIILYLTAWYPAHRRARIITTFMSAIPVSAIFGNPLSGLLMDSFHGAHGLSGWQWMFLIEAVPAILFGIATFFYLDDTIQDAKWLDDKEKRVLTANIEAENRIKATSPHSIAATLADRRVWLMCLIYFCFVLGQYGLNFWMPTIVKASGVSGNLNIGLISAIPYICTFVAMLALGRSADRLRERRWHLVVPALTAAGGFVAATMATSTTVSIVCLSLAAAGAISCAPLFWSLPTAFLAGTGAAAGIAWINSVGNLAGFLGPFLVGYLKDFTGTNSAGMYLLAAALVIGSLAVLTVPAKSVNR